The Hyperolius riggenbachi isolate aHypRig1 chromosome 3, aHypRig1.pri, whole genome shotgun sequence genome window below encodes:
- the LOC137561743 gene encoding E3 ubiquitin/ISG15 ligase TRIM25-like: MASADVRKELLDCSICLNTYTDPVTLRCGHNFCRGCIDCVLDKQEESGRYSCPECRAECVERPVLVRNITLSNIVESFLPAQPHQEESGVYCTYCVDSPVPAAKTCLHCDVSLCDKHLRVHSKSPEHIITDPTTSLGSRKCSVHKKILEYYCTEDNTCICVSCRLDGEHQGHKVEKLEEASSKKRKKLRNYLLDLTTEREKAEKNIEELQERMRSRGGKSADVKARVTALIRDLRRQLEDLEEKALAEVSRQEEQMLLSISHSIQQLEINKEKLSGKMGDIEKLCNMSDPLTVLQDPDTGDLCDTEEGGNGDTERHDKYLQAAGDLDVALISQTLHTLSGIITEVNGGIYRIGISLDVNTAHDKLNISDDRKTATYVGVKQNRPVRPERFQNYLNVISSQSFSSGRHCWEAESSERGGCDIGMCYSSIDRKGNQSDIGYNNKSWCLRRKNNQYAVIHGHKEIQIPHSVSSNRVRVCLDYEAGQLSFYELCDPIRRLHTFTATFTEPLHAALGVFNVKGNWVKILLYK, from the exons ATGGCCTCTGCTGATGTGAGGAAGGAGCTGCTGGACTGTTCCATCTGCCTGAACACTTATACAGATCCTGTAACCCTGAGATGTGGACACAACTTCTGCCGGGGCTGTATTGATTGTGTGCTGGATAAACAGGAGGAATCTGGACGTTACTCCTGCCCAGAATGCAGAGCAGAGTGTGTGGAGCGCCCTGTCCTGGTCAGGAACATAACTCTGT ctaacattgTGGAGAGTTTCCTGCCTGCTCAGCCACATCAGGAGGAAAGTGGAGTCTACTGTACTTATTGTGTGGATTCTCCTGTTCCTGCTGCTAAGACTTGTCTGCACTGTGACGTTTCCCTGTGTGATAAAcacctgagagtccacagcaagTCACCAGAGCACATCATCACTGACCCCACCACTTCCCTGGGGAGCAGGAAGTGCTCTGTGCATAAGAAGatcctggagtattactgcactgaggacaatacctgtatctgtgtgtcctgCAGGCTGGATGGAGAACATCAGGGACACAAGGTGGAGAAGCTGGAGGAGGCCTCTTCAAAGAAGAGAAAGAAGCTGAGAAATTATCTGCTGGACCTGACCACAGAGAGAGAGAAGGCTGAGAAAAACATTGAGGAGCTGCAGGAACGCATGAGAAGCAGGGGTGGAAAATCTGCTGATGTGAAAGCTAGAGTCACTGCCCTGATCAGAGACCTGAGAAGACAGCTGGAAGACCTGGAGGAGAAAGCCCTGGCTGAGGTCTCCAGGCAGGAAGAGCAGATGTTACTTTCTATTTCTCATTCTATCCAACAACTGGAAATAAACAAAGAGAAGCTGTCTGGGAAGATGGGTGACATTGAGAAGTTGTGTAACATGTCTGACCCACTGACTGTCCTACAGGATccagacacaggtgacttgtgtgacactgAGGAGGGGGGTAatggggacacagagagacatgATAAATATCTCCAGGCTGcaggggatctggatgtggctcTGATCTCACAGACATTACATACATTGTCTGGCATAATAACTGAGGTAAATGGAGGGATTTATAGAATAGGCATATCactggatgtaaacacagctcATGATAAATTAAATATATCAgatgacaggaaaactgcaacTTACGTAGGAGTAAAGCAGAACCGCCCAGTAAGACCAGAGAGGTTTCAGAATTATTTAAATGTAATCAGCAGCCAGAGTTTCTCTTCAGGGCGGCATTGCTGGGAAGCTGAGAGCAGTGAAAGAGGGGGGTGTGATATTGGAATGTGTTATTCTAGTATAGATAGGAAAGGTAATCAGTCAGATATTGGCTATAACAACAAGTCTTGGTGTTTGCGGAGAAAGAATAATCAGTATGCAGTGATCCATGGCCATAAAGAAATCCAGATTCCTCACAGTGTCTCCAGTAACAGAGTCAGGGTGTGTCTGGATTATGAGGCGGGGCAGCTGTCCTTTTATGAGCTGTGTGACCCAATCAGACGCTTacacaccttcactgccaccttcactgagcccctccatgctgcacTAGGTGTGTTTAATGTAAAGGGTAACTGGGTGAAAATTCTGCTCTATAAGTAG